One genomic segment of Amycolatopsis sp. WQ 127309 includes these proteins:
- a CDS encoding antibiotic biosynthesis monooxygenase — MLVVISTFTVAPERQRELLDLLRANAEEVLRHQPGFVAADLLAAPDGTTVVNHARWTDAAAVRAMTADPVVRARMAPAWAITRPVVRQFTVASSHVAAE; from the coding sequence GTGCTCGTGGTGATCTCGACCTTCACGGTCGCGCCCGAACGGCAGCGGGAGCTCCTGGACCTGTTGCGCGCCAACGCCGAAGAGGTGCTGCGCCACCAGCCCGGCTTCGTGGCGGCGGACTTGCTCGCCGCACCCGACGGCACCACGGTCGTCAACCACGCCCGCTGGACCGACGCGGCGGCCGTCCGCGCGATGACGGCCGATCCGGTGGTGCGGGCGCGGATGGCGCCCGCTTGGGCGATCACCCGCCCGGTGGTGCGGCAGTTCACGGTGGCGTCGAGCCACGTAGCAGCGGAGTGA
- a CDS encoding SAM-dependent methyltransferase yields the protein MDLDGIDAIGRTAFEVALLRAAEDRRPDRLAADPCARLFLEAAGITEEKPDFAAVMGPQVAVRTRFLDDALLAAGARQVVLVASGMDGRPWRLDWPAGTEVFEVDQAPVLRFKEAAAASLMARCVRRPVVADLRDDWAEPLREAGFRPGRPTAWLTEGLLYALDEAAADGLLATITGLSAAGSMLAFDHVETSAALRAAIGPDLARLWRSGPVEPARWLTRHGWEPDVGELADVAAKYGRRIHPAYDPAAGGTARAWLGRAVFPGQER from the coding sequence ATGGACCTGGACGGGATCGACGCGATCGGGCGGACCGCGTTCGAGGTGGCGCTGCTGCGCGCGGCCGAGGACCGCCGCCCGGACCGGCTGGCCGCCGACCCGTGCGCGCGGCTGTTCCTGGAGGCCGCCGGGATCACCGAAGAGAAGCCCGACTTCGCCGCAGTGATGGGACCGCAGGTCGCCGTGCGGACGCGGTTCCTGGACGACGCGCTGCTGGCCGCCGGGGCTCGGCAGGTCGTGCTCGTCGCGTCCGGAATGGACGGTCGCCCGTGGCGGCTCGACTGGCCCGCCGGCACCGAGGTCTTCGAAGTCGACCAAGCCCCCGTGCTGCGGTTCAAGGAAGCCGCCGCGGCGTCCCTGATGGCTCGGTGCGTCCGGCGTCCCGTCGTCGCCGACCTGCGTGACGACTGGGCGGAGCCGTTGCGGGAGGCCGGGTTCCGGCCCGGCCGGCCCACGGCGTGGCTGACCGAAGGACTGCTCTACGCGCTGGACGAAGCCGCCGCGGACGGGCTCTTGGCGACGATCACCGGGCTCAGCGCGGCGGGCAGCATGCTCGCCTTCGACCACGTCGAAACCAGTGCCGCCCTGCGCGCGGCGATCGGCCCCGACCTCGCCCGGTTGTGGCGGTCGGGGCCGGTCGAGCCGGCGCGGTGGCTGACCCGGCACGGCTGGGAGCCGGACGTGGGCGAACTCGCCGACGTCGCCGCGAAGTACGGGCGGCGGATCCACCCGGCCTACGACCCGGCGGCCGGTGGCACAGCGCGGGCGTGGCTGGGCCGAGCCGTCTTCCCCGGACAAGAAAGGTGA
- a CDS encoding MarR family winged helix-turn-helix transcriptional regulator, protein MTAKPRTRATDRPGDVSPFALGLLLRRAHARAAGAMAAAMRPHGLELRHFAVLIILVDRGPTTQRDLVEATGSDKAGIMRVVDDLEAKGFAVRNAVPGDRRVREVEITPDGVKAFDAAHEDALAPAEALLSHLRAGEPAKLMDLLTRFTYPPGDEA, encoded by the coding sequence ATGACCGCCAAGCCCAGGACGCGCGCCACCGACCGCCCGGGGGACGTCTCCCCGTTCGCGTTGGGGCTGCTGCTGCGCCGGGCGCACGCCCGCGCGGCGGGGGCGATGGCCGCCGCGATGCGCCCGCACGGGTTGGAGCTGCGGCACTTCGCCGTGTTGATCATCCTGGTGGACCGCGGGCCGACGACGCAGCGGGACCTGGTCGAGGCGACCGGATCGGACAAGGCCGGGATCATGCGGGTCGTCGACGACCTGGAGGCGAAGGGGTTCGCGGTCCGCAATGCCGTGCCGGGGGACCGGCGGGTGCGCGAGGTCGAGATCACCCCGGACGGCGTCAAGGCCTTCGACGCCGCGCACGAGGACGCGCTCGCCCCGGCCGAAGCGCTGCTCTCGCACCTGCGTGCCGGCGAGCCGGCGAAGCTGATGGACCTGCTGACCCGGTTCACCTATCCGCCCGGGGACGAGGCGTAG
- a CDS encoding papain-like cysteine protease family protein codes for MVIALDKRMMGLVLTCGAVVVTATLALTPAAGAQPVAPPAPNGVTLTHPLSDNSALRLPAAANAARDAKAARSLNYSQQVQQNDEWCWAADGASIEQFHGASTSQNQFCAAGKGTTTGNCPNQAAQIGEIVNGFRGTGFSASSAGGAVSFSTVTQQIDAGNPALTGIYWTSGGGHAEVIYGYDASNQSLNVGDPWPTYQRYRTQSYNDYLRNSEFTWGDTVVGITGGR; via the coding sequence GTGGTCATCGCGCTGGACAAACGAATGATGGGCCTGGTTCTCACGTGTGGTGCGGTCGTGGTCACGGCCACGCTCGCGCTCACCCCGGCGGCCGGGGCCCAGCCGGTCGCGCCGCCGGCGCCGAACGGCGTGACGCTCACCCACCCGCTGAGCGACAACAGCGCGTTGCGGCTCCCGGCCGCCGCGAACGCGGCCCGGGACGCCAAGGCCGCGCGCAGCCTGAACTACAGCCAGCAGGTGCAGCAGAACGACGAGTGGTGCTGGGCCGCCGACGGCGCGAGCATCGAGCAGTTCCACGGCGCTTCGACGTCGCAGAACCAGTTCTGCGCCGCCGGCAAGGGCACCACCACGGGCAACTGCCCGAACCAGGCCGCGCAGATCGGCGAGATCGTCAACGGGTTCCGCGGCACCGGGTTCTCCGCGAGCAGCGCCGGCGGCGCGGTGTCGTTCTCGACGGTCACCCAGCAGATCGACGCCGGGAACCCGGCCCTCACCGGGATCTACTGGACCTCCGGCGGCGGCCACGCCGAGGTGATCTACGGCTACGACGCGAGCAACCAGTCGCTGAACGTCGGCGACCCGTGGCCGACCTACCAGCGCTACCGCACGCAGTCCTACAACGACTACCTGCGCAACAGCGAGTTCACCTGGGGCGACACCGTCGTCGGCATCACGGGCGGGCGGTGA
- a CDS encoding TetR/AcrR family transcriptional regulator, which produces MARRNPERRAALLDAAIEVLAADGARGLTFRAVDQRAAVPTGTASNYFAGREEILTGAGERVYERLVPDEATLAAPFDGPRDRARLAELMHALVERVAAFPTGFLALLELRLEAARRPELREVLTQRIRADLDFNVANHLKTGLPGDATTVKLLWLALNWLIIERLTLPDLLTPRERAGLVDALVERLTP; this is translated from the coding sequence ATGGCGCGACGCAATCCGGAACGACGGGCGGCCCTGCTCGACGCGGCGATCGAGGTCCTGGCGGCGGACGGCGCCCGTGGGCTGACGTTCCGCGCGGTGGACCAGCGGGCCGCGGTGCCCACCGGCACCGCCTCCAACTACTTCGCCGGCCGCGAGGAGATCCTCACCGGCGCGGGCGAGCGCGTCTACGAACGGCTGGTCCCGGACGAGGCAACCCTGGCCGCCCCGTTCGACGGCCCGCGCGACCGCGCCCGCCTCGCCGAGCTGATGCACGCCCTGGTCGAGCGGGTGGCGGCCTTCCCGACGGGCTTTCTGGCCCTGCTGGAGCTGCGCCTGGAGGCGGCCCGCCGCCCGGAGCTGCGGGAGGTGCTGACCCAGCGGATCCGCGCGGACCTCGACTTCAACGTGGCGAACCACCTGAAGACGGGCCTGCCCGGCGACGCGACGACGGTCAAGCTGCTGTGGCTGGCCCTGAACTGGCTGATCATCGAGCGCCTGACCCTGCCGGACCTGCTGACCCCGCGGGAACGCGCCGGCCTCGTCGACGCCCTGGTCGAGCGCCTCACCCCGTGA
- a CDS encoding dihydrofolate reductase family protein, producing MRKLVYYVAVSIDGFIAGPGGEFDFYPEAPDMVEYLRAEFPETMPSHVRPHIGLDGVPNKRFDTVVMGRGAYQPGLDVGVTSPYAHLRQVVASTTLGAIADPAVELTGDPVTTVRRLKGEPGADIWLCGGARLAGELLPEIDELVFKRYPVVAGHGLPAFTGPFRPRPFTPVETRTFSHGGTITTYRPA from the coding sequence ATGCGCAAGCTCGTCTACTACGTCGCCGTCTCGATCGACGGGTTCATCGCCGGGCCGGGCGGCGAGTTCGACTTCTACCCGGAGGCGCCGGACATGGTCGAGTACCTCCGGGCGGAGTTCCCGGAGACCATGCCGAGCCACGTGCGGCCGCACATCGGGCTCGACGGCGTGCCGAACAAGCGGTTCGACACGGTGGTCATGGGCCGCGGCGCCTACCAGCCGGGGCTCGACGTCGGCGTCACCAGCCCCTACGCCCACCTCCGGCAGGTCGTGGCGTCGACGACGCTCGGCGCGATCGCCGACCCCGCCGTCGAGCTGACCGGCGACCCGGTGACCACCGTCCGCCGGCTCAAGGGCGAGCCCGGCGCGGACATCTGGCTCTGCGGCGGCGCGCGGCTCGCGGGCGAGCTGCTGCCGGAGATCGACGAACTGGTGTTCAAGCGCTACCCGGTCGTTGCGGGCCACGGCCTCCCGGCGTTCACCGGCCCGTTCCGGCCGCGGCCGTTCACCCCGGTGGAGACCCGGACGTTCAGCCACGGCGGCACCATCACCACCTACCGCCCGGCCTGA
- a CDS encoding RNA polymerase sigma factor gives MYHDSPAPLLENAARGAEWAWRDIVERYSALVSAVCRHYRISGADAEDVRGAVWLNLVTHRAQIRDAEALPGWLRTTTRHECLRVLRHRTRQIPTDAALIDDPAEPDFAAALIGEERRAAARHALAVLPPRDRRLLSMLMCDPPRSYREISATLGIPVGSIGPSRARCLARARRTPAVAALLGGDLIDVPGHTPQSARATA, from the coding sequence ATGTACCACGATTCGCCGGCACCATTGCTGGAAAACGCCGCCCGGGGTGCGGAATGGGCTTGGCGGGATATCGTCGAGCGTTATTCCGCGCTGGTTTCCGCCGTCTGCCGCCACTACCGGATCAGCGGCGCGGACGCCGAGGACGTCCGCGGCGCGGTGTGGCTGAACCTGGTGACGCACCGGGCGCAGATCCGCGACGCCGAGGCGCTGCCGGGCTGGCTGCGCACCACGACCCGGCACGAGTGCCTGCGGGTGCTGCGCCACCGCACCCGGCAGATCCCGACCGACGCCGCGCTGATCGACGACCCGGCCGAGCCGGACTTCGCCGCCGCGCTGATCGGCGAGGAACGCCGGGCCGCGGCCCGGCACGCCCTGGCCGTGCTGCCCCCGCGGGACCGGCGGCTGCTCTCGATGCTGATGTGCGATCCGCCGCGGTCCTACCGGGAGATCAGCGCGACGCTGGGCATCCCGGTCGGCTCGATCGGCCCGTCGCGGGCGCGCTGCCTCGCCCGGGCCCGCCGCACACCGGCGGTGGCGGCGCTGCTCGGCGGCGATCTGATCGACGTCCCTGGACACACCCCTCAGAGCGCGCGGGCGACGGCGTGA
- a CDS encoding BTAD domain-containing putative transcriptional regulator, whose protein sequence is MEFVLFGEVQLRVAGRSLDIGTPRQQAVLAALAADAGRPVSLETIIGRVWGDDPPAEARNVLYSHLSRIRRLFKDLADSTDEAVSVARRTAGYVLEIDPDDVDLLRFGRLVERGNDRSRTDAERAAALAEAVFGPRGTPLAAIPGGWAEQVRATWQRHRFDAAVRWGELELRLGHPDAVFGALSDLAGDYPLAEPLEALLMRALHNAGRQAEALDRYAAVRQRLADALGADPGPELRALHRAILRDELPAAPRATPVTTPAQLPPDTPGFAGRESALRRLDDVRDEQVPATRIVVLSGTAGVGKTVLAVHWAHTVAPGFPDGQLYVNLRGFDPTGAPVDPAGALRGFLEALDVPGGRIPTTVEAQVGLYRSLLANRRVLVVLDNARDAEQVRLLLPGAPGCVVVVTSRDRLAGLVVAGAHPVTVDLLDDAEARALLSGRLGAGRITAEPAAVEEIIGLCARLPLALAVAAARAATHPGFSLAALAGQLRDARGFLDEFSGTDPATDARAVFSWSYLRLDPAAARLFRLFGLHPGPDVGLRAAASLAGVPAGKARPILSELTHAHLLTEHAPGRYTVHDLLRAYATELVHEVESPADRETAVHRLLGHYAHTAFHADGFLDPRLEVPPALTPLPAGAESDRITDHRQALAWFEAEHRVLLLAVHAGAAFDTRVWDLARSLQRFLSMQGHWHDERDVLTVAAAAAHRLGDERKQAFGHLHLAGTHVRFGRHTEAHDDLEAALTLSRAAGDVVGQAYAHRQFAWLLDRQGAVADALAHAEQALELFRAAEHRAGQATALNAVGWFHTLLGDHAVAIDHCRQAVDLQTQLADHMGAAQSWHSLGYAHKQLGDHARALTCYETALDLVHRNGSLMVEARLHIDIASLHRELGDTESARAGWRRAHDILTHLAHPDADEVRIRLSEVHSG, encoded by the coding sequence ATGGAGTTCGTGCTGTTCGGGGAGGTGCAGCTCCGGGTGGCGGGGCGGTCCCTGGACATCGGAACGCCCCGGCAGCAGGCGGTGCTCGCGGCGCTGGCGGCCGACGCCGGGCGTCCCGTTTCGCTCGAAACGATCATCGGCCGGGTCTGGGGTGACGATCCACCGGCCGAAGCGCGCAATGTGTTGTATTCCCACCTGAGTCGAATCCGTCGACTGTTCAAAGATCTCGCCGATTCCACCGATGAGGCGGTGAGCGTTGCGCGACGGACGGCCGGTTACGTGCTGGAAATCGATCCGGACGACGTCGATCTACTGCGTTTCGGCCGCCTGGTCGAGCGCGGAAACGACCGGAGCCGCACCGACGCCGAGCGGGCGGCGGCGCTCGCCGAAGCCGTGTTCGGACCGCGCGGCACCCCGCTGGCCGCCATCCCGGGCGGCTGGGCCGAGCAGGTGCGCGCGACCTGGCAGCGGCACCGGTTCGACGCCGCCGTGCGCTGGGGCGAGCTGGAGCTGCGCCTCGGCCACCCGGACGCCGTGTTCGGCGCGCTGTCCGACCTGGCCGGGGACTACCCGCTCGCGGAACCGCTGGAAGCGCTCCTCATGCGGGCCCTGCACAACGCCGGACGTCAAGCCGAGGCCCTCGACCGGTACGCCGCGGTCCGGCAGCGGCTCGCCGACGCGCTCGGCGCCGATCCCGGCCCCGAACTGCGCGCGCTGCACCGCGCGATCCTGCGGGACGAGCTGCCGGCCGCGCCGCGGGCCACGCCGGTGACCACCCCGGCCCAGCTGCCCCCGGACACCCCCGGTTTCGCGGGCCGCGAGAGCGCGCTGCGCCGGCTCGACGACGTGCGCGACGAGCAGGTGCCGGCCACCCGGATCGTCGTCCTGTCGGGCACCGCCGGGGTGGGCAAGACGGTGCTGGCCGTCCACTGGGCCCACACGGTCGCGCCCGGGTTCCCCGACGGCCAGCTGTACGTGAACCTGCGCGGCTTCGACCCGACCGGCGCCCCGGTGGACCCGGCCGGTGCGCTGCGCGGGTTCCTCGAAGCGCTCGACGTGCCGGGCGGCCGGATCCCGACGACCGTCGAGGCCCAGGTTGGCCTGTACCGGAGCCTGCTGGCGAACCGGCGCGTCCTGGTCGTGCTGGACAACGCCCGCGACGCCGAGCAGGTCCGGCTGCTGCTGCCCGGCGCGCCGGGCTGCGTGGTGGTCGTGACCAGCCGGGACCGCCTCGCCGGCCTGGTCGTCGCGGGCGCGCACCCCGTCACCGTCGACCTGCTCGACGACGCCGAGGCCCGGGCGCTGCTGAGCGGCCGGCTCGGCGCCGGCCGGATCACCGCGGAACCCGCGGCCGTCGAGGAGATCATCGGCCTGTGCGCGCGGCTCCCGCTGGCCCTGGCGGTGGCCGCGGCCCGCGCCGCGACGCACCCCGGCTTCAGCCTGGCCGCGCTGGCCGGGCAGCTGCGGGACGCGCGCGGGTTCCTCGACGAGTTCTCCGGCACCGACCCGGCGACCGACGCCCGCGCCGTGTTCTCCTGGTCGTACCTGCGGCTCGATCCGGCCGCGGCCCGGCTGTTCCGGCTCTTCGGGCTGCACCCCGGGCCGGACGTCGGCCTCCGCGCGGCGGCGAGCCTGGCCGGCGTCCCGGCCGGCAAAGCACGCCCGATCCTGTCCGAGCTCACGCACGCGCACCTGCTCACCGAGCACGCCCCCGGCCGCTACACCGTGCACGACCTGCTGCGCGCCTACGCCACCGAGCTCGTGCACGAGGTCGAGTCCCCCGCCGACCGCGAGACGGCCGTCCACCGCCTGCTGGGCCACTACGCCCACACGGCCTTCCACGCCGACGGCTTCCTCGACCCGCGGCTCGAAGTGCCACCGGCGCTGACCCCGCTCCCGGCCGGGGCCGAGTCCGACCGGATCACCGACCACCGGCAGGCCCTAGCGTGGTTCGAGGCCGAGCACCGCGTACTGCTGCTGGCCGTCCACGCGGGCGCCGCGTTCGACACCCGCGTCTGGGATCTCGCCCGGTCGCTGCAGCGTTTCCTTTCCATGCAAGGACATTGGCACGACGAGCGCGACGTGCTCACGGTGGCGGCGGCCGCCGCGCACCGGCTCGGCGACGAGCGCAAGCAGGCGTTCGGCCACCTGCACCTGGCGGGCACGCACGTCCGGTTCGGCCGGCACACCGAGGCCCACGACGATCTCGAAGCCGCGCTGACCTTGTCCCGCGCCGCCGGCGACGTCGTCGGGCAGGCGTACGCGCACCGCCAGTTCGCCTGGTTGCTGGACCGACAGGGAGCTGTCGCCGACGCGCTCGCGCACGCCGAGCAGGCCCTGGAGCTGTTCCGCGCGGCCGAGCACCGGGCCGGGCAGGCGACGGCGCTCAACGCGGTCGGCTGGTTCCACACCCTGCTCGGCGACCACGCAGTGGCCATCGACCACTGCCGCCAGGCCGTGGATCTGCAGACGCAACTCGCCGACCACATGGGTGCGGCGCAGAGCTGGCACAGCCTCGGCTACGCCCACAAGCAGCTCGGCGACCACGCCCGCGCGCTCACCTGCTACGAGACGGCCCTGGACCTCGTACACCGCAACGGAAGCCTCATGGTCGAGGCGCGGTTGCACATCGACATCGCGAGCCTCCACCGCGAACTCGGCGACACCGAGTCCGCCCGAGCCGGTTGGCGGCGAGCCCACGACATCCTCACGCACCTCGCCCATCCCGACGCGGACGAAGTGCGCATACGACTGTCCGAAGTACACAGTGGATGA
- a CDS encoding RiPP maturation radical SAM C-methyltransferase gives MTAVPAVLVSMPFLEVERPSIQLGLLKAIADRHGLPVRTLHLNLDFAVRIGLDYYRSLAEHRGRQLGDWLFSVEAFGDAAPDPDGKLLAELGTELSYLDGPAESAAARLLSTREHDVPAYLDAVAGEFAGVRVVCFSSTFQQNSASFALARRLKERHPGIITVFGGANFEGDMGRELVRSVDCVDFAVLGEGDVAFPRLLAALADGTDPGAVPGVARRAGNDVVATPPEPPHDRLDDLPVPDYGEYFARAARLGLPTEHVTIPFESARGCWWGAKHHCTFCGLNGTTMRFRAKSPARVLAELDRQARRYRTFRFDAVDNILEPSYLKELFPAMTEGARDYEIFYEVKANLTRAQLKVLAAAGVTRLQPGLESLSSEVLRLMDKGVRAAQNVNLLRWAGYYGIAVGWNILWGFPGETAEAYAAQAAVVPDLLHLQPPAGADRVWLERFSPLFTQPARFPLRRREPEPSYRHVYPSTVDLDRVAYFFDYETEAALDPDVYAPLGDAVSAWTAAWQADRRPVLVYRTSPGFLQIYDGRPDRTGTHTFHDALAGIYLACVDRPRTAAAVHRELGLTAPVAEVEAVFREFAARGLMFLDENLALALAVPATRGR, from the coding sequence ATGACCGCAGTGCCGGCCGTTCTCGTGTCGATGCCGTTCCTGGAGGTCGAGCGGCCGTCCATCCAGCTCGGGCTGCTCAAGGCGATCGCGGACCGGCACGGGCTCCCGGTGCGGACCCTGCACCTGAACCTCGACTTCGCCGTCCGGATCGGCCTGGACTACTACCGATCCCTGGCCGAGCACCGGGGCCGGCAGCTCGGCGACTGGCTGTTCTCGGTCGAGGCGTTCGGCGACGCCGCGCCCGATCCGGACGGGAAGCTGCTCGCGGAACTCGGCACCGAACTGTCCTACTTGGACGGTCCGGCGGAGTCCGCGGCGGCCCGGCTGCTGAGCACGCGCGAGCACGACGTGCCCGCGTACCTCGACGCCGTCGCCGGGGAGTTCGCCGGGGTCCGGGTGGTCTGCTTCAGCTCGACGTTCCAGCAGAACTCGGCGTCGTTCGCGCTCGCCCGGCGGCTGAAGGAGCGGCACCCTGGCATCATCACGGTGTTCGGCGGCGCCAACTTCGAGGGCGACATGGGCCGGGAGCTGGTGCGGTCGGTGGACTGCGTCGACTTCGCCGTCCTCGGCGAGGGTGACGTCGCGTTCCCGCGGCTGCTGGCCGCGCTCGCGGACGGCACCGACCCCGGCGCGGTTCCCGGCGTCGCCCGGCGCGCCGGGAACGACGTCGTCGCGACCCCGCCCGAGCCACCGCACGACCGGCTCGACGACCTGCCGGTGCCGGACTACGGCGAGTACTTCGCCCGGGCGGCGCGGCTCGGGCTGCCCACCGAGCACGTCACGATCCCGTTCGAGTCGGCCCGCGGCTGCTGGTGGGGCGCCAAGCACCACTGCACGTTCTGCGGGCTCAACGGGACCACCATGCGGTTCCGCGCCAAGTCGCCGGCCCGGGTGCTCGCCGAGCTCGACCGGCAGGCCCGGCGGTACCGCACCTTCCGGTTCGACGCCGTCGACAACATCCTCGAACCGAGCTACCTCAAGGAGCTGTTCCCGGCGATGACCGAGGGGGCCCGGGACTACGAGATCTTCTACGAGGTCAAGGCCAACCTGACCCGGGCGCAGCTGAAGGTCCTCGCCGCGGCGGGCGTCACCCGGCTGCAGCCGGGCCTGGAGTCGCTGAGCTCGGAAGTGCTGCGGCTGATGGACAAGGGGGTCCGGGCCGCGCAGAACGTCAACCTGCTGCGCTGGGCCGGGTACTACGGGATCGCCGTCGGCTGGAACATCCTCTGGGGGTTCCCGGGCGAGACGGCCGAGGCGTACGCGGCGCAGGCGGCGGTCGTCCCGGACCTGCTCCACCTCCAGCCGCCGGCCGGCGCGGACCGGGTCTGGCTGGAGCGCTTCAGCCCGCTGTTCACCCAGCCGGCCCGGTTCCCGCTGCGGCGGCGCGAGCCCGAGCCCAGCTACCGGCACGTCTACCCGTCCACAGTGGACCTCGACCGGGTCGCCTACTTCTTCGACTACGAAACGGAAGCCGCGCTCGACCCGGATGTCTACGCCCCGCTGGGGGACGCGGTGTCGGCGTGGACGGCGGCGTGGCAGGCGGACCGGCGGCCGGTCCTCGTCTACCGCACCTCCCCCGGCTTCCTGCAGATCTACGACGGCCGGCCGGACCGCACCGGCACCCACACCTTCCACGACGCCCTCGCCGGCATCTACCTCGCCTGCGTCGACCGCCCGCGCACCGCCGCGGCCGTGCACCGCGAGCTCGGTCTCACCGCGCCGGTCGCCGAGGTCGAGGCCGTGTTCCGCGAGTTCGCCGCGCGCGGGCTCATGTTCCTCGACGAGAACCTGGCCCTGGCCTTGGCGGTGCCCGCCACGCGGGGCCGGTGA
- a CDS encoding DUF6294 family protein, with amino-acid sequence MDPSTIVAAANAAAERLTGWTPWEFTWGLIKKGDCTMFEGAKWTLFPNGTATFDGTVTSGDDDDAWVIWHVDLLDADWAVLGSLATEHPIGGDWRKFVQNMPSSAERYRFRAWASFETGLWNDIAHLKMYSSC; translated from the coding sequence ATGGATCCCTCGACCATCGTGGCGGCGGCGAACGCCGCCGCGGAACGGCTTACCGGCTGGACACCGTGGGAGTTCACCTGGGGGTTGATCAAGAAGGGCGACTGCACGATGTTCGAAGGGGCCAAGTGGACCCTGTTCCCCAACGGCACCGCCACCTTCGACGGCACCGTGACCAGCGGGGACGATGACGACGCGTGGGTGATCTGGCACGTCGACCTGCTGGACGCCGACTGGGCTGTCCTGGGTTCGCTGGCCACCGAGCACCCGATCGGGGGCGACTGGCGCAAGTTCGTGCAGAACATGCCGAGCAGCGCGGAACGCTACCGGTTCCGCGCCTGGGCGAGCTTCGAAACCGGGCTGTGGAACGACATCGCCCACCTGAAGATGTATTCGAGCTGTTGA
- a CDS encoding leishmanolysin: MPEHGIHHARADAERALLLAGTTSPFTVTVRFAGGLTQSQVDAFAAAADRWAEVIVGDLPSVVVDGEAIDDVLIVAKGADIDGAGHILGQAHITHVRPAGPEPSALLPARGEMTFDKVDLAKMEAEGILGDVITHEMGHVIGVGSLWAAKGLLVGKGTTDPTFAGPGAMAEYHKLRGGSGDPVRVPVENTGGPGTADVHWREETFGDELMTGFVNPAPNPLSRVTVAALGDLGYQVDVDAADGYELPVAVGPAARFAVHAFAVTPVPAELPRTALQA; encoded by the coding sequence ATGCCGGAACACGGGATCCACCACGCCAGGGCCGACGCCGAGCGCGCGTTGCTGCTGGCCGGGACCACGTCGCCGTTCACCGTCACCGTCCGGTTCGCCGGTGGGCTGACGCAGTCGCAGGTGGACGCTTTCGCCGCGGCCGCGGACCGGTGGGCCGAGGTGATCGTCGGCGACCTGCCTTCGGTCGTGGTCGACGGCGAGGCGATCGACGACGTGCTGATCGTCGCCAAGGGCGCCGACATCGACGGCGCGGGCCACATCCTCGGTCAGGCGCACATCACCCACGTGCGGCCGGCCGGTCCCGAGCCCTCGGCGTTGCTGCCGGCCCGCGGCGAGATGACTTTCGACAAGGTCGACCTGGCCAAGATGGAAGCCGAGGGCATCCTCGGCGACGTGATCACCCACGAGATGGGCCACGTCATCGGCGTCGGCTCGCTCTGGGCGGCCAAGGGCCTGCTGGTCGGCAAGGGCACCACCGACCCGACGTTCGCCGGGCCCGGCGCGATGGCCGAGTACCACAAGCTGCGCGGCGGCTCGGGCGACCCGGTGCGGGTGCCCGTGGAGAACACCGGCGGGCCCGGCACCGCGGACGTCCACTGGCGGGAGGAGACCTTCGGCGACGAGCTGATGACCGGCTTCGTCAACCCGGCGCCGAACCCGCTGAGCCGGGTCACCGTCGCCGCCCTCGGCGACCTCGGCTACCAGGTCGACGTCGACGCGGCCGACGGTTACGAGCTGCCCGTGGCCGTCGGCCCCGCGGCCCGCTTCGCGGTGCACGCGTTCGCGGTGACGCCGGTGCCGGCCGAGCTGCCGCGGACCGCGCTGCAGGCCTGA